Proteins co-encoded in one Streptomyces sp. NBC_01283 genomic window:
- a CDS encoding phosphocholine-specific phospholipase C, which produces MSPEISRRRLMAVGGGAVGAAAVGSFLPPSLQLALAQDGPRPGDGGLDSIEHVVILMQENRSFDHYFGALRGVRGFGDRNAVQLPSGKSVFEQPSALRTVLPFPVREAAAAQKKDLQYIGALDHSWSGGAKAWRDGWSDGWITAKTAATMAYYTRDDIPLHYELADTFTVCDAYHSSIHTSTSPNRNHLWSGRTGYEANGKRAVGNDAYDEGKHPGYDWGTYAERLEKAGVSWQTYTEWENFTDNQIEFFTTFKAIARKVLAKTGLTFMEAFYAKVRDAKDEAERAKLLAALEEGVATLTKAEKSLFERGLRRVPTGKLAERFAQDVAGGKLAKVSYLVPSALDSEHPSVSSPIHSATIVYKVLDALASHPEVWRRTAVFINYDENDGFFDHVPPPVPGTASPEDQEERWEGKPTGLGVRVPMLVVSPWTVGGYVTSEVFDHTSVVRFLEKWTGVREPNISAWRRKVTGDLTGAFDFRRGHRQPEVEQPGAIPEFSGRWSPQPPLKQSMPVQEPGTRRARPLPYQPDAYVKPGAKGEGSALQVRLRNDGRSSAHFALYPYAGEFAAPQHIDVQRDGSWSVPVAKDAYAFTVTGPNGFRREFAGAVDGAAGLDSEIGRSGHGKGRRELHLTLTNGGRKELVYTVKPVGYVDEDDARKRTRIVRVKAGSRRTVAWHTDDEHGWYDIQVTAAGDTAFRRRLMGHIENGRASVSG; this is translated from the coding sequence GTGTCCCCGGAGATTTCCCGCAGGCGACTGATGGCGGTCGGCGGTGGCGCGGTCGGCGCCGCCGCCGTCGGATCCTTCCTGCCGCCGTCGTTGCAACTGGCACTGGCGCAGGACGGGCCGAGACCCGGAGACGGCGGGCTCGACTCGATCGAGCACGTCGTCATCCTGATGCAGGAGAACAGGTCGTTCGACCACTATTTCGGCGCCCTGCGCGGCGTACGCGGCTTCGGCGACCGCAACGCCGTCCAACTCCCGAGCGGCAAGTCCGTGTTCGAGCAGCCGAGCGCCCTGCGTACCGTCCTGCCCTTCCCGGTCCGCGAGGCCGCGGCGGCGCAGAAGAAGGACCTGCAGTACATCGGCGCCCTCGACCACTCCTGGAGCGGCGGCGCCAAGGCCTGGCGCGACGGCTGGTCGGACGGCTGGATCACCGCCAAGACCGCCGCCACGATGGCGTACTACACGCGTGACGACATCCCGCTGCACTACGAACTCGCCGACACCTTCACCGTCTGCGACGCCTACCACTCGTCCATCCACACCTCCACCAGCCCCAACCGCAACCACCTGTGGAGCGGCAGGACGGGCTACGAGGCGAACGGCAAGCGTGCCGTCGGCAACGACGCGTACGACGAGGGCAAGCACCCCGGATACGACTGGGGGACGTACGCCGAGCGGCTCGAGAAGGCGGGCGTGAGCTGGCAGACGTACACGGAGTGGGAGAACTTCACCGACAACCAGATCGAGTTCTTCACCACCTTCAAGGCCATCGCCCGCAAGGTCCTCGCCAAGACCGGCCTCACCTTCATGGAGGCCTTCTACGCCAAGGTGCGCGACGCCAAGGACGAGGCCGAGCGCGCGAAGCTGCTCGCCGCCCTGGAGGAGGGCGTCGCGACCCTCACCAAGGCGGAGAAGTCGCTGTTCGAGCGCGGCCTGCGGCGCGTGCCCACCGGCAAGCTCGCCGAGCGGTTCGCCCAGGACGTCGCGGGCGGCAAGCTCGCCAAGGTCAGCTATCTGGTGCCGTCCGCCCTGGACTCCGAGCACCCCAGCGTCTCCTCGCCGATCCACAGCGCGACCATCGTCTACAAGGTCCTGGACGCCCTCGCCTCGCACCCCGAGGTCTGGCGCCGCACCGCCGTCTTCATCAACTACGACGAGAACGACGGCTTCTTCGACCACGTCCCGCCGCCCGTGCCCGGCACCGCGTCCCCCGAGGACCAGGAGGAGCGCTGGGAGGGGAAGCCGACGGGCCTCGGCGTGCGCGTCCCCATGCTGGTCGTCTCGCCCTGGACCGTCGGCGGCTACGTCACCTCCGAGGTCTTCGACCACACCTCCGTCGTGCGCTTCCTGGAGAAGTGGACCGGTGTGCGGGAGCCCAACATCAGCGCCTGGCGCCGCAAGGTCACCGGCGACCTCACCGGCGCCTTCGACTTCCGGCGCGGCCACCGGCAGCCCGAGGTCGAACAGCCCGGCGCCATCCCGGAGTTCAGCGGCCGCTGGTCCCCGCAGCCGCCCCTGAAGCAGTCCATGCCGGTCCAGGAGCCCGGCACCCGCCGCGCCCGCCCGCTGCCCTACCAGCCCGACGCGTACGTCAAGCCGGGCGCCAAGGGGGAGGGCAGCGCGCTCCAGGTGCGCCTGCGCAACGACGGCCGCTCCAGCGCGCACTTCGCGCTCTACCCGTACGCCGGTGAGTTCGCCGCCCCGCAGCACATCGACGTGCAGCGGGACGGCAGCTGGTCCGTGCCGGTGGCCAAGGACGCGTACGCCTTCACGGTCACCGGGCCGAACGGCTTCCGGCGCGAGTTCGCGGGCGCCGTGGACGGCGCCGCGGGCCTCGACTCCGAGATCGGCCGGTCCGGTCACGGGAAGGGCCGGCGAGAGCTCCACCTGACCCTGACCAACGGGGGCCGCAAGGAGCTCGTCTACACCGTCAAGCCGGTCGGATACGTGGACGAGGACGACGCCCGGAAGCGGACGAGGATCGTCCGCGTCAAGGCGGGAAGCCGTCGCACGGTCGCCTGGCACACGGACGACGAGCACGGCTGGTACGACATCCAGGTGACTGCCGCGGGCGACACGGCCTTTCGGCGGCGTCTGATGGGGCACATAGAGAACGGACGCGCGAGCGTATCGGGCTGA
- a CDS encoding MMPL family transporter has translation MAALARWCVRHRLLAVLLWLITLGGAASAAALAGSAYSNDYEVPGTESGRATQLLNEGFEGLGGDSNTVVWRTEAGTTVRAADVEQTMTDTLDKIQNMPAVASVGSPYTERGAAQISADARIAYATVTFHEQADAIDKADAQALVDTAKTADSDSLQVELGGSAVGLTESKSAKTAEIVGVAVAAVVLFLAFGSLAASLLPIATALVSVGTAYAGIVLLGHLMTVADFAPMLGTLIGLGVGIDYALFIVTRHRKGLKQGLPVAVAAERAVVTTGRAVVFAGATVCIALLGMLILRLSFLNGVAIAGSLTVLLTVAASVTLLPALLSWIGPRALSRRERRALAEHGPAPELPTGLAARWSAFVERHPKLLGGIAVAVMALLALPTLSLHLGTSDQGNNTASATTRQAYDLLADGFGPGVNGPLTLVTEVHGAGDRLALTDLGPTLESTKGVASVSPVTYDADGTAAHITVVPDSSPQSERTSDLVDRLRDDVLPKAEADTSLDLQVGGVTASYDDFAEIIVGKLPLFVGVVIGLGCVLLLLAFRSIGIPLKAAAMNVAAVASAFGVVVAIFQWGWGSELLGLGSAGPIEPFLPVIMVSVLFGLSMDYQVFLVSRMYEEWLETGDNRRAVRVGLAETSRVINSAAVIMISVFLAFVLSGDRVIAMFGIGLAAAVALDAFVLRTLLVPALMHMLGGANWWLPRGLDRRLPRISIEPPESRSSTAAVSARIPGRRGTRDDSDAVPDGLEERDVRDIAGRGR, from the coding sequence GTGGCAGCACTCGCACGGTGGTGTGTGCGGCACCGCCTTCTCGCAGTACTGCTCTGGCTCATCACTCTCGGCGGCGCCGCGAGCGCCGCGGCGCTCGCCGGATCCGCGTACTCGAACGACTACGAGGTGCCCGGCACCGAGTCGGGCCGGGCGACCCAGCTCCTGAACGAGGGATTCGAGGGCCTCGGCGGCGACAGCAACACCGTCGTCTGGCGGACCGAGGCGGGCACGACGGTGCGCGCGGCCGACGTCGAGCAGACGATGACCGACACCCTGGACAAGATCCAGAACATGCCCGCGGTGGCCTCCGTCGGCAGCCCGTACACGGAGCGCGGCGCCGCACAGATCAGTGCCGACGCACGCATCGCGTACGCGACCGTCACTTTCCACGAGCAGGCCGACGCCATCGACAAGGCGGACGCACAGGCCCTCGTCGACACCGCGAAGACCGCCGATTCGGACAGCCTGCAGGTCGAGCTCGGCGGCAGCGCCGTCGGCCTCACCGAGTCCAAGAGCGCGAAGACGGCCGAGATCGTCGGGGTGGCCGTCGCCGCCGTCGTGCTCTTCCTCGCCTTCGGCTCGCTCGCCGCGTCGCTCCTGCCCATCGCCACCGCACTGGTGTCGGTCGGCACGGCGTACGCGGGCATCGTGCTGCTCGGGCACCTGATGACCGTCGCGGACTTCGCGCCGATGCTGGGCACCCTGATCGGGCTCGGCGTCGGCATCGACTACGCGCTGTTCATCGTGACCCGGCACCGCAAGGGCCTCAAACAGGGCCTCCCGGTCGCCGTCGCCGCCGAACGCGCGGTCGTCACCACCGGGCGCGCGGTCGTCTTCGCGGGCGCCACGGTGTGCATCGCACTGCTCGGCATGCTCATACTGCGGCTCAGCTTCCTCAACGGCGTCGCCATCGCAGGATCGCTGACCGTGCTCCTCACGGTCGCCGCTTCGGTGACCCTGCTGCCCGCCCTCCTGTCCTGGATCGGGCCACGCGCACTCAGCCGCCGCGAGCGTCGCGCCCTCGCCGAGCACGGCCCGGCCCCGGAGCTGCCCACCGGGCTCGCCGCCCGCTGGTCCGCCTTCGTGGAGCGGCACCCGAAGCTGCTCGGCGGCATCGCCGTCGCCGTGATGGCGCTGCTCGCCCTGCCCACGCTCTCCCTCCACCTGGGCACCTCCGACCAGGGCAACAACACGGCGTCGGCCACCACACGGCAGGCCTACGACCTCCTCGCGGACGGCTTCGGCCCCGGTGTGAACGGCCCCCTCACCCTCGTCACGGAGGTCCACGGAGCGGGCGACCGGCTCGCCCTCACCGACCTCGGCCCCACACTCGAATCGACCAAGGGCGTCGCCTCCGTCAGCCCCGTCACGTACGACGCCGACGGCACCGCCGCCCATATCACCGTCGTACCGGACTCGTCCCCCCAGTCCGAGCGGACCAGCGATCTCGTCGACCGGCTGCGCGACGACGTGCTCCCCAAGGCCGAGGCCGACACCTCGCTCGACCTCCAGGTCGGCGGTGTCACGGCGAGCTACGACGACTTCGCGGAGATCATCGTCGGCAAGCTGCCGCTCTTCGTGGGCGTGGTCATCGGTCTCGGCTGCGTCCTGCTGCTGCTCGCCTTCCGGTCCATCGGCATCCCCCTGAAGGCCGCCGCGATGAACGTGGCCGCGGTGGCATCGGCCTTCGGGGTCGTCGTCGCGATCTTCCAGTGGGGCTGGGGGAGCGAGCTGCTCGGCCTCGGGTCGGCGGGACCGATCGAACCCTTCCTGCCCGTGATCATGGTGTCGGTCCTCTTCGGGCTCTCGATGGACTACCAGGTCTTCCTGGTCAGCCGGATGTACGAGGAGTGGCTGGAGACCGGCGACAACCGGCGGGCCGTCCGCGTCGGCCTCGCCGAGACGAGCCGCGTGATCAACTCCGCGGCCGTGATCATGATTTCGGTCTTCCTCGCCTTCGTCCTGAGCGGCGACCGGGTCATCGCGATGTTCGGCATCGGCCTCGCTGCCGCCGTCGCGCTCGACGCGTTCGTCCTGCGTACGTTGCTGGTGCCGGCCCTGATGCACATGCTGGGCGGCGCCAACTGGTGGCTGCCGCGCGGCCTGGACCGCCGGCTGCCGCGCATCAGCATCGAGCCCCCGGAAAGTCGTTCGAGTACGGCCGCCGTGAGTGCGAGGATCCCGGGACGACGGGGCACGCGGGACGACTCGGACGCCGTGCCGGACGGACTGGAGGAGCGGGATGTTCGCGATATCGCTGGGCGAGGGCGCTGA